The following coding sequences are from one Microbacterium wangchenii window:
- a CDS encoding enoyl-CoA hydratase/isomerase family protein gives MADSLLIERHDDRVVATLNRPEVRNAIDQAMIDRLHVLCAELEAAPRVLILTGADGVFASGADIAQLRARRADDARAGINTLAFRRIRDLPMPVIAAIDGYALGGGAELAYAADLRLGSPAARIGNPETGLGIIAAAGATWRLPQIVGEARATELLLTGRILDAEEALLWGLLNAVHPAESLLPAAHAIADRIAANDPLATRSTKRALLAPREAHPAIELDLQAELFESPEKERRMTAFLERGRA, from the coding sequence ATGGCTGACTCCCTCCTCATCGAGCGGCATGACGACCGCGTCGTGGCGACGCTGAACCGCCCGGAGGTCCGCAACGCGATCGACCAGGCGATGATCGACCGGCTGCACGTCCTGTGCGCCGAGCTGGAGGCCGCGCCCCGCGTGCTCATCCTCACCGGCGCCGACGGCGTCTTCGCCTCGGGGGCCGACATCGCCCAGCTCCGTGCGCGGCGCGCCGACGACGCGCGAGCGGGAATCAACACGCTCGCCTTCCGGCGCATCCGCGACCTGCCGATGCCGGTGATCGCCGCGATCGACGGCTACGCGCTGGGCGGGGGTGCGGAACTGGCCTACGCCGCCGACCTCCGTCTCGGGAGCCCCGCCGCACGCATCGGCAACCCCGAGACGGGGCTGGGTATCATCGCCGCCGCGGGGGCGACGTGGCGGCTGCCGCAGATCGTGGGGGAGGCCAGAGCCACGGAGCTGCTGCTGACCGGACGCATCCTCGACGCCGAAGAGGCGCTCTTGTGGGGACTGCTGAACGCCGTTCATCCCGCCGAATCCCTCCTGCCGGCCGCGCACGCGATCGCCGACCGCATCGCTGCGAACGATCCCCTCGCCACCCGCTCCACCAAGCGGGCCCTCCTCGCACCGCGCGAGGCCCACCCCGCGATCGAGCTCGACCTGCAGGCCGAGCTGTTCGAAAGCCCGGAGAAGGAGCGGCGCATGACGGCGTTCCTGGAACGGGGCAGGGCATGA
- a CDS encoding PaaI family thioesterase, producing the protein MTGIPWRITPGDLDVKLGIEVREQSPERVVATMPVAGNTQSLGRLHGGATAALAEAIGSWAAMIHASTLGKVCVGVDLNITHHRGARSGVVTGTATALHRGRRMATYDIRVTGEDGALLATARISNLLVDPD; encoded by the coding sequence ATGACCGGCATACCCTGGCGGATCACCCCGGGCGACCTCGACGTCAAGCTCGGCATCGAGGTGCGCGAGCAGTCGCCCGAGCGCGTCGTGGCGACCATGCCGGTGGCGGGCAACACGCAGTCGCTCGGGCGCCTCCACGGCGGCGCCACGGCGGCCCTGGCCGAAGCCATCGGATCGTGGGCCGCGATGATACACGCCAGCACGCTGGGCAAGGTGTGCGTCGGAGTGGACCTCAACATCACGCACCACCGGGGCGCCCGCTCGGGCGTCGTCACCGGCACCGCGACGGCACTGCATCGCGGCCGGCGGATGGCCACGTACGACATCCGAGTGACCGGGGAGGATGGCGCACTCCTGGCCACCGCCCGGATCAGCAACCTCCTCGTCGACCCCGACTGA
- a CDS encoding MFS transporter codes for MASTTQDRTPSAAVTREERKVLAGTLVGTSIEWYDFFIYAQAAGLVLAPLFLAPLAASNPGLAQVLSFATIGISFLFRPLGAVVAGHLGDRLGRKKMLVLTLIMMGASTALIGVLPTYAAAGIVAPILLILLRILQGFSAGGEWGGAALLSVEHAPAGRRGFFGAFPQIGVPIGMILATATLWILTSSMSAEAFLEWGWRIPFLFSIVLIAIGYVIRRAVEESPVFEDLMRRRKESSAPLGQLFRKNWREVVLTAVVFIGNNAAGYLLIAFFATYAVGVLGMDRPTVLLATTLASFGWLGFTLWGGRVSDRLGRVRTFQIGYLFLALWAIPMWFLIDTANIVWYFVALFVMTFGLGLSYGPQAALYAEMFPANVRYSGVSIGYALGAILGGAFAPMIAEALFGATGMSWTIGAYIALAAVISLVGVSLIKEPKDIDLHA; via the coding sequence ATGGCGTCAACGACGCAAGACCGCACGCCCTCGGCTGCGGTGACCCGCGAGGAGCGCAAGGTCCTGGCCGGCACCCTCGTGGGCACATCCATCGAGTGGTACGACTTCTTCATCTACGCGCAGGCGGCAGGGCTCGTCCTCGCGCCACTGTTCCTCGCGCCGCTGGCCGCCTCGAATCCGGGGCTGGCGCAGGTGCTCTCGTTCGCCACGATCGGGATCTCCTTCCTCTTCCGCCCCCTGGGCGCCGTCGTCGCCGGACACCTCGGCGACCGCCTCGGCCGCAAGAAGATGCTCGTGCTCACGCTCATCATGATGGGCGCCTCGACCGCGCTGATCGGCGTGCTCCCCACGTATGCCGCGGCGGGCATCGTCGCCCCGATCCTGCTCATTCTGCTGCGCATCCTGCAGGGCTTCTCCGCCGGCGGCGAGTGGGGCGGCGCAGCTCTGCTGTCCGTCGAGCACGCGCCGGCCGGGCGGCGCGGATTCTTCGGCGCGTTCCCGCAGATCGGCGTGCCGATCGGCATGATCCTCGCGACCGCCACCCTGTGGATCCTGACCTCGTCGATGTCGGCGGAGGCGTTCCTGGAGTGGGGCTGGCGCATCCCGTTCCTCTTCTCGATCGTGCTCATCGCGATCGGCTACGTCATCCGGCGCGCGGTGGAGGAGAGCCCCGTCTTCGAGGACCTCATGCGCCGCCGCAAGGAGTCCTCGGCCCCGCTCGGGCAGCTGTTCCGCAAGAACTGGCGCGAGGTCGTCCTGACGGCCGTGGTCTTCATCGGCAACAACGCCGCGGGCTACCTGCTCATCGCCTTCTTCGCGACGTACGCCGTCGGCGTGCTGGGGATGGACCGCCCCACGGTGCTGCTGGCGACCACGCTGGCCTCCTTCGGCTGGCTCGGGTTCACGCTGTGGGGCGGGCGGGTCTCCGATCGCCTCGGACGCGTCCGCACGTTCCAGATCGGCTACCTCTTCCTCGCCCTGTGGGCGATACCGATGTGGTTCCTCATCGACACCGCGAACATCGTCTGGTACTTCGTCGCGCTGTTCGTGATGACGTTCGGCCTCGGCCTGTCCTACGGGCCGCAGGCGGCGCTGTACGCCGAGATGTTCCCGGCCAACGTCCGCTACTCCGGCGTCTCGATCGGCTACGCGCTCGGCGCCATCCTCGGCGGGGCGTTCGCGCCGATGATCGCCGAGGCGCTGTTCGGGGCGACGGGGATGTCGTGGACGATCGGCGCCTACATCGCCCTGGCCGCCGTCATCTCCCTCGTCGGGGTGTCGCTCATCAAGGAGCCGAAGGACATCGACCTGCACGCGTGA
- a CDS encoding TetR/AcrR family transcriptional regulator, which translates to MTSDTDAAVTVPARRGRPGYDRDRVLEIAVQLFNEQGYDATSVADLAQRLGLTKSALYHHFASKEELLAVALDRALSSLEAVLDDPRAHEGPASDRLRHVIRSATDVLVAQLPSVTLLLRVRGNSPVEQSALERRRLFDHRVTRLVADAQREGDVRTDVDAAVVARLIFGMINSVVEWYRPGGPVDGDRLGHDIMTVALDGLQSPH; encoded by the coding sequence ATGACCTCCGACACCGACGCGGCCGTGACGGTGCCCGCGCGGCGAGGTCGGCCGGGATACGACCGCGACCGCGTGCTCGAGATCGCCGTGCAGCTGTTCAACGAGCAGGGGTACGACGCCACCTCCGTCGCCGACCTGGCCCAGCGGCTGGGGCTGACCAAATCCGCGCTCTACCACCACTTCGCGTCGAAGGAGGAGCTCCTCGCCGTCGCGCTGGACCGGGCCCTCAGCAGCCTCGAGGCGGTGCTCGACGACCCGCGTGCGCATGAGGGACCGGCATCGGATCGGCTGCGCCATGTGATCCGCAGCGCCACCGACGTGCTGGTGGCTCAGTTGCCGTCGGTGACCCTGCTGCTGCGGGTGCGCGGCAACAGCCCCGTGGAGCAGAGTGCGCTCGAGCGCCGGCGTCTGTTCGACCACCGTGTGACGCGCCTGGTCGCGGATGCCCAGCGCGAGGGCGACGTGCGGACGGACGTCGACGCGGCCGTGGTGGCCCGCCTCATCTTCGGCATGATCAACTCCGTCGTGGAGTGGTACCGCCCGGGCGGGCCGGTCGACGGAGACCGCCTCGGGCACGACATCATGACGGTCGCGCTGGACGGGCTCCAATCGCCCCACTGA
- a CDS encoding SMP-30/gluconolactonase/LRE family protein: MAVPAEITVLDERMAETKTDTTLTLHFSDGKWLEGPSHSVQGRYVLFSDIPNDRTLRLDEMTGDVSVFDQPSRFANGRTHDGIGRLITCLQGERAVVRREHDGRETVIASHIAGRRLNSPNDVVASSSGEIWFTDPTYGLNEYEGHAAEPELDVRGLYRWSEGMPEPELVAGDFTQPNGLAFSPDESTLYVVDSEQGSIAAFSIDEAGVSSRRTVVEGSFGFDGIRVDVHGRIWAATSDGVSCFDTDGVEMWKLAVPEPVANLEFGGRQRNVLYLTATTSLYSIRTSVRGRA; encoded by the coding sequence ATGGCGGTTCCGGCGGAGATCACGGTCCTGGACGAACGGATGGCGGAGACCAAGACCGACACGACGCTCACGCTGCACTTCTCCGACGGCAAGTGGCTGGAGGGCCCATCCCATTCGGTGCAGGGCAGATACGTGCTCTTCAGCGACATCCCCAACGACCGGACGCTGCGGCTGGACGAGATGACCGGGGACGTGTCGGTGTTCGATCAGCCGTCACGCTTCGCCAACGGCCGCACGCACGACGGGATCGGCCGCCTCATCACGTGCCTGCAGGGCGAGCGCGCCGTGGTCCGCCGCGAGCACGACGGACGTGAGACCGTCATCGCCTCGCACATCGCCGGGCGCCGGCTCAACAGCCCCAACGACGTCGTCGCGTCCTCCTCAGGGGAGATCTGGTTCACCGATCCCACCTACGGCCTCAACGAGTACGAGGGTCACGCGGCCGAACCCGAGCTCGACGTGCGCGGTCTGTACCGCTGGTCGGAGGGGATGCCCGAGCCCGAGCTGGTCGCCGGCGATTTCACGCAGCCCAACGGGCTCGCGTTCTCGCCCGACGAATCCACCCTGTATGTCGTGGACAGCGAACAGGGGAGCATCGCCGCGTTCTCGATCGACGAGGCGGGCGTGTCGTCGCGGCGCACCGTCGTGGAGGGGAGCTTCGGCTTCGACGGCATCCGCGTCGACGTGCACGGGCGCATCTGGGCGGCGACCTCCGACGGGGTGAGCTGCTTCGACACCGACGGTGTGGAGATGTGGAAGCTCGCCGTCCCCGAGCCGGTCGCCAATCTGGAGTTCGGGGGACGACAGCGCAACGTCCTGTACCTGACGGCGACCACGAGCCTCTACTCGATCCGCACGTCCGTGCGCGGCCGGGCCTGA
- a CDS encoding HNH endonuclease signature motif containing protein — protein sequence MEISSWPGETTTADATRMRTGLAGLQDADAAVAKAQAQRIRSLAALAEVATGQVARLSSRDSREREMPMRSVAAEVAFATQVHDMTAQRELGDAHTLVTQFAATVTALEDARISKRHVDVILEAGLPIADDQVRAAWEETVLEYAARQAPGRTKAYARQLAEAVNPEGMTVRHARAAETRGVSIIDLDDGMALLQLRLPAAVAYGIRDRLRRQARAIRDAANTERARRAHEAAAMDGATESGNGAPSPTDGSEQLTGQTLDITVEGTAPGTEDEPVVDDTRTLVQIGADVAADMLLTGAPAIDPTTGEHLPGGLGAIHAQIQVVVPVLTLLGKTDAGASLHGQIPIDPDTARHLAGTTPGWDRVLCHPITGTVLEVDRYTPGTDQRRYLQARDQHCRGFGCRQPAHRCQIDHNHEHHDGGPTALSNLAHFCTRHHTLKTETEWTVRQLPDGTVEFTSPLGNTYTDEPPPRVMFIPDGDPPPF from the coding sequence ATGGAAATCAGCTCCTGGCCTGGGGAAACCACCACGGCGGACGCCACCCGCATGCGGACGGGTCTCGCCGGGCTGCAGGACGCTGACGCGGCCGTCGCGAAGGCGCAGGCGCAGCGGATCCGTTCCCTTGCCGCCCTCGCCGAGGTGGCCACCGGGCAGGTCGCGCGGCTCTCGTCGCGGGACTCCCGGGAGCGGGAGATGCCGATGCGGTCCGTCGCTGCGGAGGTGGCGTTCGCCACGCAGGTGCATGACATGACCGCGCAACGAGAACTCGGCGACGCCCACACCCTCGTCACCCAGTTCGCCGCGACCGTCACCGCGCTGGAGGACGCCCGGATCTCCAAGAGACACGTCGACGTGATCCTGGAAGCCGGGCTGCCGATCGCCGATGACCAGGTCCGCGCGGCGTGGGAGGAAACCGTCCTGGAGTACGCCGCACGACAGGCGCCGGGACGGACGAAGGCCTACGCCCGGCAGCTGGCCGAGGCGGTCAACCCGGAGGGGATGACCGTCCGGCACGCGCGAGCGGCCGAGACCCGGGGCGTGTCGATCATCGACCTCGACGACGGGATGGCGCTGCTGCAGCTGCGGCTGCCCGCGGCGGTGGCGTACGGGATCCGCGACCGGCTCCGCCGGCAAGCCCGCGCCATCCGCGATGCCGCGAACACCGAACGCGCCCGCCGAGCCCACGAAGCCGCCGCCATGGACGGCGCCACCGAGTCAGGCAATGGTGCGCCGTCGCCCACGGATGGAAGCGAGCAGCTCACGGGTCAGACGCTCGACATCACGGTCGAGGGCACGGCGCCGGGCACCGAAGACGAGCCGGTCGTCGACGACACGCGCACCCTGGTCCAGATCGGCGCGGATGTCGCCGCCGACATGCTGCTCACCGGCGCCCCCGCGATCGACCCCACCACCGGAGAACACCTCCCCGGCGGGCTCGGCGCCATCCACGCCCAGATCCAGGTCGTCGTCCCCGTGCTCACCCTTCTCGGAAAGACGGATGCCGGTGCCAGCCTGCACGGGCAGATCCCCATCGACCCCGACACCGCCCGGCACCTCGCCGGCACCACACCCGGATGGGACCGGGTGTTGTGTCACCCGATCACCGGGACCGTGCTCGAAGTCGACCGATACACCCCCGGCACCGACCAACGCCGCTACCTGCAAGCCCGAGACCAGCACTGCCGCGGATTCGGATGCCGACAACCCGCGCACCGATGTCAGATCGACCACAACCACGAACACCACGACGGCGGACCCACCGCACTCAGCAACCTCGCCCACTTCTGCACCCGACACCACACGCTGAAAACCGAAACCGAATGGACCGTGCGGCAGTTACCGGATGGAACGGTGGAGTTCACCAGTCCCCTCGGCAACACCTACACCGACGAACCCCCACCACGGGTCATGTTCATCCCCGACGGAGACCCACCACCGTTCTGA
- a CDS encoding DUF3618 domain-containing protein, which translates to MSDSPEAIRANIDRTREELGLDVDALADKVTPSKIAQRQTDKIKGRFGSLRDRVMGAADDAGSSVQGAGSSAMSSVSDAGQTVVSKAQGNPLAVGLVAFGVGLVAASLIPASQREKDAAGTIKEQAQPLVDQASGAVKEMGEHLKEPAQEAAAAVKDSATSAASTVKEEATSSADTVTERAREARDTVRDGS; encoded by the coding sequence ATGAGTGATTCACCGGAAGCAATCCGCGCCAACATCGACCGCACGCGTGAGGAGCTGGGCCTTGACGTCGACGCTCTCGCCGACAAGGTCACCCCGTCCAAGATCGCCCAGCGGCAGACCGACAAGATCAAGGGAAGGTTCGGATCGTTGCGGGACCGCGTGATGGGTGCAGCCGACGACGCCGGCTCCTCTGTGCAGGGTGCGGGCTCCAGCGCGATGTCGAGTGTGTCCGACGCGGGCCAGACCGTGGTGTCCAAGGCGCAGGGCAACCCCCTCGCCGTCGGGCTGGTCGCCTTCGGCGTGGGCCTGGTTGCGGCATCCCTCATCCCTGCTTCGCAGAGGGAGAAGGACGCAGCCGGAACGATCAAGGAGCAGGCGCAGCCGCTCGTGGATCAGGCGTCGGGCGCCGTGAAGGAGATGGGCGAGCACCTGAAGGAGCCCGCTCAGGAGGCCGCCGCCGCCGTGAAGGACTCTGCGACGTCAGCCGCCTCGACGGTCAAGGAGGAGGCGACCTCCTCCGCTGACACCGTCACCGAGCGCGCCCGCGAGGCCCGGGACACCGTCCGCGACGGAAGCTGA
- a CDS encoding phage holin family protein, translated as MSDPTPSEQKAATTSLGELLGEVTSDLSTLMRQELELAKAELRQSATRAGKGAGMLGGAAYAAMMAIFFLSVALWWALAYLVGFGWSAVIVAVLWGVIGLVLYLSGRSQLKKAEGAPQTVDTLKRIPDAVKRNEENR; from the coding sequence ATGTCCGATCCGACACCCTCTGAGCAGAAGGCCGCGACCACCTCGCTCGGCGAACTGCTCGGGGAGGTCACGAGCGACCTGTCGACGCTCATGCGTCAGGAGCTCGAGCTGGCGAAGGCCGAGCTCCGGCAGTCCGCGACCCGCGCCGGGAAGGGCGCCGGGATGCTCGGGGGCGCAGCCTACGCAGCCATGATGGCGATCTTCTTCCTGTCGGTCGCACTGTGGTGGGCGCTGGCCTACCTGGTGGGATTCGGCTGGTCGGCCGTGATCGTCGCGGTTCTGTGGGGCGTCATCGGCCTCGTGCTGTACCTGAGCGGACGCTCTCAACTGAAGAAGGCCGAGGGTGCGCCGCAAACCGTGGACACGCTCAAGCGCATCCCTGACGCCGTGAAGAGAAATGAGGAGAACCGATGA
- a CDS encoding CsbD family protein gives MGLDDKIKNAAEDLSGKAKEGTGKATDDEKLEAEGKGDQTRASLKKAGENVKDAFK, from the coding sequence ATGGGACTCGACGACAAGATCAAGAATGCTGCCGAAGACCTCTCCGGTAAGGCCAAGGAGGGCACCGGGAAGGCGACCGACGACGAGAAGCTGGAAGCGGAGGGCAAGGGCGATCAGACTCGCGCGAGCCTGAAGAAGGCCGGCGAGAACGTCAAGGACGCCTTCAAGTAA
- a CDS encoding alpha/beta fold hydrolase — protein MDVDWGRLRHVDAGPLRIEFVEAGPASGPAVLLLHGWPYDIHSFAEVAPQLAAAGHRVVVPFLRGFGGTRFRSEETVRNGQQSVVALDAIGLLDALGIDTAIVAGFDWGARTAVILAALWPERCAGLVSVSGYIVVDLEANQQPLPPQAELGWWYQYYFATERGRRGYERHRREFARLIWRQASPLWAFDDDTFARTAASFENPDHVDIVIHNYRWRLGLAQGEAQYDAVEARLSARPQIPVPAITISSDFDGAAADGRAYADRFTGAYRHRMLPGVGHNVPQEAPRPFAAAIAEVASWARGDGLG, from the coding sequence ATGGACGTCGATTGGGGCCGCTTGCGTCATGTCGATGCCGGTCCGCTGCGCATCGAATTCGTCGAGGCCGGCCCCGCGAGCGGCCCGGCGGTGCTCCTGCTGCACGGATGGCCGTACGACATTCACAGCTTCGCCGAGGTGGCCCCGCAGCTGGCCGCGGCGGGTCACCGCGTCGTCGTCCCGTTCCTGCGCGGGTTCGGCGGCACGCGGTTTCGTTCGGAGGAGACCGTCCGCAACGGTCAGCAGTCGGTCGTCGCCCTCGACGCGATCGGTCTGCTGGATGCTCTCGGGATCGACACGGCCATCGTGGCGGGCTTCGACTGGGGGGCGCGCACCGCGGTGATCCTCGCCGCGCTGTGGCCCGAGCGGTGTGCCGGACTGGTGTCCGTCAGCGGCTACATCGTGGTCGACCTCGAAGCCAATCAGCAGCCGCTCCCCCCGCAGGCCGAGCTCGGATGGTGGTACCAGTACTACTTCGCCACCGAACGCGGGAGGCGCGGGTACGAACGGCACCGCCGGGAGTTCGCGCGACTGATCTGGCGGCAAGCGTCCCCGTTGTGGGCCTTCGACGACGACACGTTCGCCCGCACGGCCGCTTCGTTCGAGAATCCGGATCACGTCGACATCGTCATCCACAACTACCGGTGGCGTCTGGGCTTGGCGCAGGGGGAAGCACAGTACGACGCGGTGGAGGCGAGGCTGTCCGCCCGGCCGCAGATCCCCGTGCCGGCGATCACGATCAGCAGCGACTTCGACGGTGCTGCCGCCGACGGGCGGGCCTACGCCGACCGTTTCACCGGCGCGTACCGGCACCGGATGCTCCCGGGCGTGGGGCACAACGTGCCGCAGGAGGCTCCGCGGCCGTTCGCCGCTGCCATCGCCGAGGTCGCTTCCTGGGCGCGCGGAGACGGCCTCGGATGA
- a CDS encoding redoxin family protein, producing the protein MSTRASAPPPEQAPPPDQGPARLPSFERGTGWLGSGPLSPATLQGRVVLVDFWTFTCVNWLRTFPYLRAWEEKYRDAGLTVVGVHTPEFDFEHDPGNVAAECRRLGVEYPVLLDARYGVWEEFANHYWPAVYVADATGRIRYHRFGEGEYAATEMVIQRLLTDAGGEIGADLVEVAPQGLEVAADWRTLRSPETYLGFDRSTGFVSEGVASFGRTGRFEIPDRLPLNAWGLDGDWTVSAEWVRLDGRAGRLAMRFGARDVNLVMRAGGDGPIPFRVLLDGRAPGEDAGTDLGPDGRGELARPGTYQLIRRADTRGDGLFEIEFSAPSAYGYCVTFG; encoded by the coding sequence ATGTCCACTCGCGCGAGCGCACCACCACCGGAGCAGGCGCCACCACCGGATCAGGGTCCAGCACGGTTGCCCTCGTTCGAGCGCGGCACCGGCTGGCTCGGCTCCGGCCCGTTGTCTCCTGCCACCCTGCAGGGGCGGGTGGTCCTGGTGGACTTCTGGACGTTCACGTGCGTGAACTGGCTCCGCACCTTCCCGTACCTGCGCGCATGGGAGGAGAAGTACCGCGACGCGGGTCTCACAGTGGTCGGCGTTCACACGCCGGAGTTCGACTTCGAGCACGACCCTGGCAACGTCGCGGCCGAATGCCGGCGTCTGGGCGTCGAGTATCCGGTACTGCTGGACGCGCGCTACGGGGTCTGGGAGGAGTTCGCCAACCACTACTGGCCCGCCGTCTACGTCGCCGACGCCACCGGACGCATCCGGTACCACCGCTTCGGAGAAGGCGAGTACGCAGCCACGGAGATGGTGATTCAGCGACTCCTGACCGATGCGGGAGGGGAGATCGGCGCCGACCTGGTGGAGGTGGCGCCGCAAGGGCTCGAAGTCGCCGCTGACTGGCGGACACTGCGGTCGCCGGAGACCTACCTCGGCTTCGACCGCAGCACCGGTTTCGTCTCGGAGGGGGTGGCCTCCTTCGGTCGGACCGGCCGCTTCGAGATCCCCGACCGCCTTCCCCTGAACGCGTGGGGACTCGACGGAGACTGGACGGTGTCGGCCGAGTGGGTGCGGCTGGATGGGCGGGCCGGCCGCCTGGCGATGCGCTTCGGCGCCCGTGACGTGAACCTGGTGATGCGCGCGGGCGGCGACGGGCCGATCCCGTTCCGGGTTCTGCTGGACGGCAGAGCCCCCGGCGAGGATGCCGGCACCGATCTCGGTCCGGACGGCCGGGGCGAGCTGGCCCGGCCGGGTACCTATCAACTGATCCGCAGGGCGGATACTCGCGGAGACGGCCTCTTCGAGATCGAGTTCTCCGCGCCCAGCGCCTACGGTTACTGCGTCACATTCGGGTGA
- a CDS encoding MEDS domain-containing protein: MNTPPSGDAPPVTFAGGVLDRYRHVCAFINSEDEESVVLDPFLAQSVEADDRLLFLVDATRAGEPIRRLRHLGFDTADLLARHRCEVRTWAETYLRGGRFDQQATLELLRRLLAGTPSPPVRMWADMGWAVGRPDIAESLIEFEAKANFIHAHHRNVVICTYDTAKFDGAFIVDILRTHPMVLLAGVLQENPYFVAPSEFLQERGARADR, from the coding sequence ATGAACACACCCCCCAGCGGCGACGCGCCGCCCGTCACCTTCGCCGGCGGAGTGCTGGACAGATACCGGCACGTCTGCGCCTTCATCAACTCCGAGGACGAGGAGAGTGTCGTGCTCGACCCGTTCCTCGCCCAGAGCGTGGAGGCGGACGACCGGCTGCTCTTCCTCGTGGACGCCACTCGGGCAGGCGAGCCCATCAGGCGTCTGCGCCACCTCGGCTTCGACACCGCCGACCTGCTCGCCCGCCATCGATGCGAGGTGCGGACCTGGGCGGAGACCTACCTCCGCGGAGGCCGATTCGACCAGCAGGCGACGCTCGAACTGCTCCGCAGGCTCCTCGCCGGGACACCATCCCCACCGGTGCGGATGTGGGCAGACATGGGGTGGGCGGTCGGTCGGCCCGACATCGCCGAAAGCCTCATCGAGTTCGAGGCCAAAGCCAATTTCATCCACGCCCACCATCGCAACGTCGTCATCTGCACGTACGACACCGCGAAGTTCGACGGCGCCTTCATCGTGGACATCCTGCGGACGCACCCCATGGTGCTCCTGGCCGGCGTCCTGCAGGAGAACCCGTACTTCGTCGCGCCCTCGGAGTTCCTGCAGGAACGAGGCGCGCGTGCCGACCGCTGA
- a CDS encoding helix-turn-helix transcriptional regulator encodes MPTAEATGRGGAGSPDGRDSRRWLRDMAALFALPAMWMDQTPAEIGAGLLSVLTGMLDVRAAFVRFDGAGADAPVIAWRPEDPQIAPELTAAHESQAAAAAGITTTAVEVRGAILRVTRVPLTLPWESAVVLVSSDRPDFPTPAETHVLRVAVGQAVIAFHTARRLALEQRARRAAETALQRRDALVHSLTHDIEPALASLSHRMRDALHELSRTESTPPRKTADITAEEVAADRNAAIVQPPAALTRREAEVLGLLAQGLSNKEIAGVLWLSDRTVERHITSLYRKIGVARRSEATAFALRHPAPPSAEGDAAHG; translated from the coding sequence GTGCCGACCGCTGAGGCGACCGGACGCGGAGGCGCCGGGTCCCCGGACGGCCGCGACTCGCGCAGATGGCTGCGCGATATGGCGGCACTGTTCGCGCTTCCCGCGATGTGGATGGACCAGACGCCCGCCGAGATCGGCGCCGGTCTGCTGAGCGTTCTCACCGGCATGCTGGACGTGCGCGCAGCCTTCGTGCGGTTCGACGGAGCGGGAGCGGACGCGCCCGTCATCGCCTGGCGCCCTGAGGACCCGCAGATCGCGCCCGAGCTCACCGCCGCGCACGAATCTCAGGCGGCAGCGGCAGCGGGAATCACGACGACGGCCGTCGAGGTGCGCGGCGCGATCCTCCGCGTCACGCGAGTGCCCCTCACGCTGCCCTGGGAGAGCGCGGTCGTCCTGGTCTCCTCCGATCGACCCGATTTCCCCACGCCCGCCGAAACGCACGTGCTGCGGGTGGCGGTCGGACAGGCCGTGATCGCCTTCCACACCGCCCGGCGACTCGCACTCGAACAGCGCGCCCGGCGTGCCGCGGAGACGGCGCTTCAGCGCCGGGACGCGCTCGTGCACTCACTGACCCACGACATCGAACCCGCCCTGGCGTCTCTGTCGCACCGGATGCGGGACGCGCTGCACGAACTCTCGCGGACGGAGTCCACGCCACCTCGCAAGACCGCCGACATCACGGCGGAGGAGGTCGCCGCGGACCGGAACGCCGCGATCGTGCAGCCGCCGGCCGCGCTCACCCGGCGCGAGGCGGAGGTGCTCGGCCTGCTCGCGCAGGGCCTGAGCAACAAGGAGATCGCGGGTGTGCTGTGGCTGAGCGATCGCACCGTGGAGCGGCACATCACGAGCCTCTACCGGAAGATCGGGGTCGCCAGGCGCAGCGAGGCGACGGCGTTCGCCCTGCGCCATCCCGCTCCCCCGTCGGCGGAGGGGGACGCCGCCCACGGTTGA